In the genome of Bacillus sp. S3, one region contains:
- a CDS encoding DUF3679 domain-containing protein produces the protein MKMFMVKCLCIAALMLICVLTGMQLAGKGIHKMKGYDDPNFQNAVSIYESDDHISASFLGKDLSSHDIEGKKKKLEEISAYNFFSSMGKKMSEGISSASGKLIKLITD, from the coding sequence ATGAAAATGTTTATGGTAAAATGCCTATGCATTGCAGCTCTAATGCTCATCTGCGTTTTAACCGGGATGCAGCTGGCGGGTAAAGGGATCCATAAAATGAAGGGCTATGATGATCCAAATTTTCAAAATGCTGTTTCTATCTATGAATCGGACGATCATATAAGTGCCTCTTTTCTTGGCAAAGATCTTTCTAGTCATGATATCGAGGGGAAAAAGAAGAAGCTCGAGGAAATAAGTGCTTATAACTTCTTTTCATCGATGGGAAAGAAAATGTCAGAAGGAATTTCAAGTGCCTCGGGAAAATTAATTAAACTGATAACAGACTAA
- the spoIIP gene encoding stage II sporulation protein P, which yields MKNTRTPGTFLVVQGTSLLKIFAALSLFLILVFSISGLLTSLKPQYRIMSSSVNQAATNVNGELLYQLMGWENHHFLKVENNWASTPKLASLVLSLSSNINLDDPRSLLGRELPGFFQFDGKILVAGEGTNYTNMPMESSPPIEIMKGEREAALQSLEGLDRPSNENPSPAPGQTTGDRKVVYVYFTHNRESYLPYLKGVTNPNLAYHSQINVTKIGDQLKTSLEDRGIGTVIDKTDVQGNLNKKGLKYPKSYQESGLLVQEAMASNRDYQYLIDIHRDAKRKEHTTVDVNGKSYAKLAFVIGGKNPNHEKNARLATELHDLLEKKYKGLSRGVIVKNEPGSNSVYNQNLSENAMLIEFGGVDNTFEELNRSADALADVISEYFWQAEKVNDDVEQSTDKQ from the coding sequence ATGAAAAATACTAGAACACCAGGTACGTTTTTAGTTGTTCAAGGGACAAGCTTACTTAAAATATTTGCAGCCTTATCATTATTTTTGATCTTGGTATTTTCTATTAGCGGGCTATTAACCTCGTTGAAGCCACAATATCGAATTATGTCCTCGTCTGTAAATCAAGCTGCTACCAATGTGAATGGGGAATTGCTTTATCAATTAATGGGCTGGGAAAATCATCACTTTTTAAAGGTCGAGAATAATTGGGCTTCGACACCAAAACTGGCCAGTTTAGTTTTAAGCCTATCAAGCAATATTAATTTGGATGATCCAAGAAGCCTTCTTGGCAGGGAACTTCCGGGCTTCTTCCAATTTGATGGGAAAATTCTGGTTGCGGGAGAGGGTACGAATTATACGAACATGCCGATGGAGTCATCCCCGCCGATAGAAATTATGAAGGGCGAGCGGGAGGCAGCACTGCAGAGTTTAGAAGGCTTAGATCGACCGTCAAATGAAAATCCATCCCCAGCTCCGGGTCAAACTACAGGGGATCGAAAGGTAGTTTATGTTTATTTCACCCATAATCGGGAATCCTATTTACCATATCTTAAAGGAGTCACAAATCCAAATTTGGCATACCATTCACAAATTAACGTCACTAAAATCGGAGATCAGCTAAAAACGAGTTTAGAAGATAGGGGTATCGGAACAGTCATTGATAAAACCGATGTTCAGGGGAACTTAAATAAAAAAGGGTTGAAGTATCCCAAGTCATACCAAGAATCTGGATTACTTGTTCAGGAAGCCATGGCTTCAAACCGTGACTACCAGTATTTGATTGATATCCATAGAGATGCAAAGCGGAAAGAACATACAACTGTTGATGTTAACGGAAAATCATATGCTAAGCTAGCCTTTGTAATCGGTGGTAAAAATCCAAATCATGAGAAAAATGCAAGACTCGCAACCGAACTTCACGATCTTTTAGAAAAAAAATATAAGGGATTAAGTAGAGGCGTCATCGTTAAAAATGAACCTGGCTCAAATAGTGTCTATAATCAAAATCTATCAGAGAATGCCATGCTGATTGAATTTGGCGGGGTTGATAATACTTTTGAAGAATTAAATCGCTCGGCAGATGCCCTTGCCGATGTGATTAGTGAGTATTTTTGGCAGGCTGAAAAAGTAAACGATGATGTTGAGCAATCAACGGATAAACAATAA
- the gpr gene encoding GPR endopeptidase, which translates to MGESIDLSQYSIRTDLAIEAREMVLAGKSVGQEENLSQIEGVIIKEKDVDDIKISLVEVTKQGEEQLGKKAGRYLTVEVQGIRQQNTEVQQKVQEIFAREFAHFLEGSGIKKTDSCLVVGLGNWNVTPDALGPLVCENLLVTRHLYQLQPENVEEGYRSVSALSPGVMGLTGIETSDIIFGVVEKTKPDFVIAIDALASRSIERVNSTIQISDTGIHPGSGVGNKRKELSKETLGIPVIAIGVPTVVDAVSITSDTIDFILKHFGKELREGNRPSRALAPAGMSFGEKRKLTEEDLPEEKHRKTFLGMVGTLSDDEKRKLIYEVLSPIGHNLMVTPKEVDVFIEDMANLIANGLNASLHTAVDQENAGYYTK; encoded by the coding sequence ATGGGTGAATCAATTGACTTAAGTCAGTATTCCATTCGAACAGATTTGGCCATTGAAGCAAGGGAAATGGTGCTTGCAGGAAAGTCTGTCGGACAAGAGGAAAACCTTTCGCAAATTGAAGGAGTCATAATTAAGGAAAAAGATGTTGACGATATAAAGATTTCTTTGGTGGAAGTAACGAAACAGGGTGAAGAGCAGCTAGGTAAAAAAGCCGGACGGTATTTAACCGTAGAGGTACAGGGGATCCGGCAGCAAAACACTGAGGTGCAGCAAAAGGTACAAGAGATTTTTGCCAGGGAATTTGCTCATTTTTTAGAAGGGTCAGGCATTAAGAAAACAGATTCATGCCTAGTAGTTGGTCTTGGAAATTGGAATGTTACCCCTGATGCATTAGGCCCATTGGTGTGTGAAAATCTTTTGGTCACCCGTCATCTTTATCAGCTGCAGCCAGAAAATGTTGAGGAAGGTTACCGCTCCGTTAGCGCTTTGTCGCCCGGAGTAATGGGACTGACTGGAATTGAGACGAGTGATATTATTTTTGGTGTTGTCGAAAAAACAAAGCCAGATTTTGTTATTGCGATCGATGCGTTGGCATCAAGATCAATTGAAAGGGTCAATTCCACGATTCAAATTTCTGATACAGGTATTCACCCCGGTTCAGGGGTAGGGAATAAAAGAAAGGAACTTAGTAAGGAGACTCTTGGGATTCCTGTTATTGCAATTGGGGTACCAACCGTTGTTGACGCGGTTTCCATTACTAGTGATACGATTGATTTCATTCTTAAACATTTTGGGAAAGAACTGCGGGAAGGGAACCGCCCATCTAGAGCACTTGCACCGGCAGGTATGAGCTTTGGGGAAAAAAGAAAGTTAACAGAAGAAGATTTGCCGGAAGAAAAGCATCGGAAGACGTTTTTGGGAATGGTCGGCACGCTGTCTGATGATGAGAAGAGAAAGTTAATTTATGAAGTGCTGTCTCCGATCGGACATAATTTAATGGTCACGCCTAAGGAAGTGGATGTCTTTATTGAAGACATGGCGAACCTAATTGCAAACGGGTTAAATGCCTCCCTCCATACAGCGGTTGACCAAGAAAATGCCGGATATTATACGAAATAA
- the rpsT gene encoding 30S ribosomal protein S20 yields the protein MPNIKSAIKRVKTNESKNAQNTTAKSAMRTAVKKVEAAVTVNDAAAAKEALVSAASKLDKAAAKGLIHKNAAARKKSRLMKKANAL from the coding sequence ATGCCTAACATTAAATCTGCTATTAAGCGTGTGAAAACAAATGAATCTAAAAACGCTCAAAATACAACTGCTAAATCTGCAATGCGTACAGCTGTGAAGAAAGTAGAAGCTGCTGTTACAGTTAATGACGCTGCTGCTGCAAAAGAAGCATTAGTATCTGCTGCTAGTAAATTAGACAAGGCTGCTGCAAAAGGTCTTATCCACAAAAATGCTGCTGCCCGTAAAAAATCCCGTCTAATGAAAAAAGCGAATGCGCTATAA
- the holA gene encoding DNA polymerase III subunit delta: protein MVVDIWRKIKKKEIAPIYLLYGTEAFLINETKQLLLSHILNEDEKDFNFSAYDLEETPVDVALEDAETFPFLGERKVIFLHNPAFLTAEKSKEKVDHNLTKFEAYLKEPAPYTVMVISAPYEKLDERKKITKELKRNAEIVEAKKLSEHELKKWVAERAKSSGIEFEAIAIDQLLALVGTNMFMIAGEVDKLSLYAAEEKRVDAALVDNLVARSLEQNIFTLIEKVVQRRLDEALRIYYDLLKQNEEPIKILALLAGQFRLIYQVKELSRRGYGQQQIAGYLKTHPFRVKLALGQAGKFSDEELSNLMKLLADADYQMKTGGMNKSLLIEMLLFRMKK, encoded by the coding sequence ATGGTAGTAGATATTTGGAGAAAAATTAAAAAAAAGGAAATTGCTCCTATTTATTTATTATATGGAACAGAGGCATTTTTAATCAATGAAACGAAACAATTACTGCTTAGCCATATTTTAAACGAAGACGAAAAGGATTTTAATTTTTCTGCGTATGATTTAGAGGAAACACCTGTTGATGTGGCATTAGAGGATGCCGAAACCTTTCCATTTTTAGGGGAACGGAAAGTTATTTTTCTACATAATCCCGCGTTTTTAACCGCTGAAAAATCGAAAGAAAAAGTCGATCACAATTTAACAAAATTTGAAGCGTATCTAAAAGAGCCTGCTCCATATACGGTAATGGTTATTTCAGCTCCTTATGAAAAATTAGACGAACGAAAAAAGATTACTAAGGAATTGAAAAGGAACGCCGAAATAGTCGAGGCCAAAAAATTATCTGAACATGAATTAAAGAAATGGGTAGCAGAGCGGGCAAAAAGCAGTGGGATTGAATTCGAAGCAATTGCGATTGATCAACTGCTTGCACTGGTGGGCACAAATATGTTTATGATTGCAGGCGAAGTGGACAAATTGTCCTTATATGCTGCTGAGGAAAAACGAGTCGATGCTGCCTTGGTTGACAACCTTGTAGCCAGGTCGCTTGAGCAAAATATTTTTACCCTGATTGAAAAAGTAGTTCAGCGAAGATTAGACGAGGCACTGCGAATTTATTATGATTTGTTAAAGCAAAATGAAGAACCCATTAAGATTTTAGCGTTGCTTGCAGGACAATTTAGGCTGATCTATCAAGTGAAGGAGCTTTCAAGAAGGGGCTATGGACAGCAGCAAATAGCAGGTTACTTGAAAACGCACCCGTTCAGGGTCAAGCTCGCACTTGGGCAAGCTGGTAAATTTAGTGATGAAGAATTATCAAACCTCATGAAGCTTCTTGCTGATGCGGATTATCAAATGAAAACCGGCGGAATGAATAAATCATTATTAATAGAAATGTTATTGTTTCGGATGAAGAAATAA
- a CDS encoding YqzM family protein: protein MNEFEKNPQSTRNDALDSGMGFVVSFGFFATMFIIATIVKLIGS from the coding sequence GTGAACGAATTTGAAAAAAATCCGCAAAGTACTCGTAACGATGCGCTTGATTCCGGGATGGGATTTGTAGTTTCCTTCGGCTTTTTTGCTACAATGTTTATTATCGCAACAATTGTTAAGCTAATCGGTTCATAA
- a CDS encoding DNA internalization-related competence protein ComEC/Rec2: protein MNGKYLYFALSALMGVLCALISYHTFLLLIGIYLYSLKKYKRFGSTQLFQIFIVFVAFLLVGVQAETKNKSVIPVTSKNFIIEYFGDPKIDGNVLQVPAIEKQSKEKLLIRYEIKSEAEKGALQNKSFYRGLCSVSGTLKKPAIAKNPNAFDYRRYLSFKGIYWIAEIQENPLQHCSPLKPSPLVLIKQIRFSGIRYLENHFPPEISSLSAALIFGDRSLLDPKLLGNYQKTGIIHLLAISGLHVSLLIGMVFYIGIRFGLTRQFMTNFLLMLLPVYVILTGGSPSVIRAALMIFLVLFTVKFKSHMKLLPIDAISWAFILFLLISPMVIFDAGFQLSFSVSFAIILSARQILTKYQQNWIRMLVTSVTAQLAALPLLLHHFFEVSLVGIFANLLYIPLFSFVYLPGLYALFFIQLLFAKTPQIFIDFFVKTIHLSNQLIEILAHLSFVRFIPGKPNVFILILYIVLISAIFIIWETGTYTKKGLYLLVLTAVLFSFQPCWNWLNPNGEVTMIDVGQGDSILIHLPHGKGNYLIDSGGTVSFAEDEWRQRTKPYEVGRDVVVPFLKGQGITRIDKLILTHGDMDHIGGALAIISELEVKQILLPSVTEPSETELAIIQEAMKQGIPVKKVKSGDQWRKEESEFYILSPKENFTGERNSGSIAIVARLGGVSWFFGGDLDQEGEEKIIREFTNMKIDVLKAGHHGSKTSSSEAFIQQLNPRIALISAGEKNRFGHPHQEVLERLKKTNTIIYRTDLQGAITYRFYHGKGTFYTHLP, encoded by the coding sequence ATGAATGGAAAATATCTTTATTTCGCTCTTTCTGCATTAATGGGGGTTTTATGTGCACTTATTTCGTATCACACTTTTTTATTATTAATTGGCATTTATCTTTATAGTTTAAAAAAATATAAAAGGTTTGGAAGTACCCAGCTTTTCCAGATTTTCATAGTATTTGTTGCATTCCTCCTCGTGGGAGTGCAGGCTGAAACAAAGAATAAATCAGTCATCCCCGTTACAAGTAAAAACTTTATCATTGAATATTTTGGTGATCCCAAAATTGATGGTAATGTACTACAAGTACCTGCTATCGAAAAGCAATCCAAAGAAAAACTCCTGATCCGTTACGAAATCAAATCAGAAGCGGAAAAAGGGGCATTACAGAATAAAAGTTTTTATCGCGGTTTATGTTCAGTGTCAGGAACCCTGAAAAAACCAGCGATAGCGAAAAATCCAAATGCTTTTGATTACCGCAGGTATTTGTCATTTAAGGGTATTTATTGGATTGCTGAGATTCAGGAAAACCCACTCCAACATTGTTCTCCATTGAAACCCTCTCCGCTCGTGTTGATCAAACAAATTCGTTTTTCCGGTATCCGCTATCTTGAGAATCATTTTCCACCCGAAATTTCCTCCCTTTCGGCCGCTTTAATTTTTGGTGACAGGAGCCTGCTTGATCCTAAATTACTTGGGAATTATCAAAAAACAGGAATCATTCATCTATTAGCCATTTCCGGCCTTCACGTTTCCCTGTTAATTGGAATGGTTTTTTATATTGGGATTCGATTTGGATTGACAAGACAGTTCATGACAAATTTTCTTCTCATGCTGCTCCCCGTTTATGTCATCCTTACAGGCGGTTCGCCCTCAGTTATCCGGGCAGCATTAATGATCTTCTTGGTCCTTTTCACAGTCAAATTTAAAAGCCATATGAAACTTTTACCAATTGATGCCATTAGCTGGGCATTCATTCTCTTTCTATTGATTTCTCCAATGGTGATTTTTGATGCTGGTTTTCAGCTTTCGTTTTCAGTCAGCTTTGCGATCATTCTGTCTGCACGACAAATCCTTACCAAATACCAGCAGAATTGGATACGGATGTTGGTTACATCTGTGACGGCACAGCTGGCAGCATTGCCATTGCTGCTGCATCATTTCTTCGAGGTATCATTAGTCGGTATATTCGCCAATTTGCTATATATTCCTCTCTTTTCATTTGTTTATCTTCCTGGATTATATGCATTGTTTTTTATTCAACTTCTGTTCGCAAAAACCCCGCAAATCTTTATTGACTTTTTCGTAAAAACCATTCATCTTTCGAATCAGCTGATTGAAATTTTAGCTCATTTATCATTTGTCCGTTTTATTCCAGGAAAACCAAATGTGTTCATACTAATCCTCTACATTGTGCTTATTTCGGCTATTTTTATCATTTGGGAAACAGGTACCTATACCAAAAAAGGACTTTATTTGCTTGTATTGACGGCCGTACTGTTTTCTTTTCAACCATGCTGGAACTGGCTGAACCCTAATGGTGAAGTGACCATGATTGATGTCGGGCAGGGAGATAGCATCTTAATCCATCTGCCGCACGGAAAGGGAAATTATCTGATCGATTCAGGAGGAACGGTTAGCTTCGCTGAAGATGAGTGGAGGCAGCGTACCAAGCCTTATGAGGTGGGCCGGGATGTAGTTGTTCCATTCCTAAAAGGACAGGGAATTACCCGGATCGATAAACTAATCCTTACACATGGCGATATGGATCATATTGGCGGGGCTTTAGCCATTATATCTGAACTTGAGGTGAAACAAATTCTGCTGCCTTCCGTAACTGAACCATCCGAAACAGAATTAGCCATTATTCAGGAGGCAATGAAACAAGGTATTCCCGTGAAAAAAGTGAAATCAGGGGATCAATGGAGAAAGGAGGAAAGTGAATTTTATATCCTGTCGCCTAAAGAAAATTTTACTGGGGAGAGGAACAGCGGGTCGATTGCTATTGTCGCCCGTTTAGGGGGAGTCAGCTGGTTTTTTGGCGGTGATTTAGACCAAGAAGGGGAGGAGAAAATAATAAGGGAATTTACGAATATGAAGATTGATGTCCTCAAAGCTGGTCACCATGGAAGTAAGACATCCAGTTCTGAAGCTTTTATTCAGCAATTAAATCCGCGAATTGCCCTTATTTCCGCGGGTGAGAAAAATCGCTTTGGCCATCCCCATCAGGAAGTATTGGAGCGGTTAAAGAAAACAAATACAATCATTTACCGAACAGATCTGCAAGGCGCCATAACCTACCGTTTTTATCATGGGAAAGGAACCTTTTACACCCATTTGCCATAA
- a CDS encoding helix-hairpin-helix domain-containing protein — protein sequence MKDWLIEHKLTLIVVGFIVSGGFYFFYMYDDSEPAPINAMMNESMLQGDVKEAENNQQTNQAAVLPEKIMVDVKGQVKLPGVYESTTGERVIDVISRAGGLTDLADQTQVNLAEHVQDEMVIYIPAKGEAGIPVTSTPEGGVAVSGGAGQNQGKININKADEKELQNLPGIGPAKAAAIVEYRNVSGPFKMVEDLKSINGIGDKTFEKLKDLIVVN from the coding sequence TTGAAAGACTGGCTTATTGAGCATAAGTTAACCTTAATTGTAGTTGGTTTTATTGTTTCCGGCGGCTTTTATTTTTTTTATATGTATGATGATTCAGAGCCTGCCCCCATTAATGCCATGATGAACGAAAGCATGCTTCAAGGAGATGTCAAGGAAGCAGAAAATAACCAACAAACAAATCAAGCTGCTGTACTGCCGGAAAAAATCATGGTTGATGTGAAGGGGCAAGTAAAGCTGCCAGGGGTCTATGAATCCACTACAGGTGAACGGGTTATTGATGTGATTAGCCGGGCGGGCGGCTTAACAGATCTGGCAGACCAAACACAAGTGAATTTAGCCGAGCATGTCCAAGATGAAATGGTGATTTACATACCCGCTAAGGGAGAGGCAGGTATCCCTGTTACAAGTACACCTGAAGGAGGTGTCGCGGTATCTGGCGGTGCTGGCCAAAATCAAGGGAAAATAAATATTAATAAAGCGGATGAGAAGGAACTGCAAAACCTTCCTGGTATTGGCCCGGCAAAGGCTGCGGCGATTGTTGAATATCGGAATGTCAGCGGTCCATTTAAAATGGTTGAAGATTTAAAGAGTATCAACGGTATCGGCGATAAAACGTTTGAGAAATTAAAGGATTTAATTGTCGTTAATTAA
- the comER gene encoding late competence protein ComER — protein sequence MNIGIIGTGNMGTMLVEALIDGKTIAPSSMMITNRTKAKAFLLKDKYKGIRVGANAEEVAAQSDLVFICVKPLEIFKVLDKINPHLGPEKCLISITSPVSTSQIEKKVSCSTVRVIPSITNRALTGVSLVTYGENCSEYWKTNVNQLISNISVPVCIGENITRVASDIVSCGPAFFSYLLQRFIEAAVKETEIDKEAATIFTSEMIVGLGELIKQGHYTLPSLQEKVSVKGGITGEGIKVLENEIGDVFEHLFQATHAKFKEDLDKVEIQYSNL from the coding sequence ATGAATATAGGTATCATCGGTACCGGAAATATGGGGACAATGTTGGTTGAAGCTTTGATTGATGGAAAAACCATTGCCCCTTCTTCAATGATGATTACAAACAGAACGAAAGCAAAAGCCTTTCTGCTTAAAGATAAATATAAGGGAATTAGGGTTGGGGCAAATGCAGAAGAAGTAGCAGCTCAATCCGATTTGGTATTTATATGTGTAAAACCGTTAGAAATATTTAAGGTTTTGGATAAGATTAACCCACATTTAGGCCCTGAAAAATGTCTTATTTCGATAACGAGCCCTGTCAGTACAAGCCAAATTGAGAAAAAGGTATCTTGTTCAACAGTCCGGGTGATCCCAAGCATCACCAATCGTGCGTTAACAGGAGTTTCTTTGGTTACCTATGGAGAAAATTGCAGTGAATATTGGAAGACAAATGTTAATCAATTGATTTCGAATATTTCCGTACCAGTTTGTATTGGAGAAAATATTACGAGGGTTGCCTCTGATATCGTTAGCTGCGGTCCTGCTTTCTTCAGCTATCTGCTGCAGCGTTTCATAGAAGCAGCAGTAAAAGAGACTGAAATTGATAAAGAAGCAGCGACGATATTTACGAGTGAAATGATTGTTGGGCTTGGTGAATTAATAAAGCAAGGGCATTATACCTTACCGTCATTACAGGAAAAAGTAAGTGTAAAGGGCGGTATAACCGGTGAAGGAATTAAAGTATTAGAAAATGAAATTGGGGATGTATTTGAACATCTATTTCAAGCAACACATGCAAAGTTCAAAGAGGATCTTGATAAAGTGGAGATACAATATTCTAATCTATAA
- a CDS encoding class I SAM-dependent DNA methyltransferase, which produces MSYEQFAYLYDGLMKDAPYDEWVQFVKETLVKYDVKRRGPHLRLLDLACGTGELSVRFAKEGFQVTGIDLSEDMLAVAQAKAEGEGVRIPFFQQSMADLEGHGQFDVIGIFCDSLNYLQTEEEVVSTFAAAMEHLNDHGIFIFDVHSIYKITQVFISQTFALNDEDVSYIWNSFPGEHPNSVEHELSFFALDEKSGKYDRFDELHFQRTYPVQQYVNWLETAGFEILEVAADFKHTGPQPHSERIFFVAKK; this is translated from the coding sequence ATGAGTTATGAACAGTTTGCCTATTTATATGATGGGCTGATGAAAGATGCCCCATATGATGAATGGGTACAGTTTGTTAAAGAAACTCTTGTTAAATATGACGTCAAACGAAGGGGTCCCCATCTGCGTCTCTTAGATTTAGCATGCGGGACTGGTGAGCTCTCTGTCAGGTTTGCAAAGGAAGGATTCCAAGTAACTGGGATTGACTTGTCAGAGGATATGCTCGCTGTCGCACAGGCAAAGGCGGAAGGGGAAGGTGTCAGGATTCCATTTTTCCAGCAAAGTATGGCTGATTTGGAAGGTCATGGGCAATTTGATGTAATTGGCATTTTTTGTGATTCATTGAACTACCTGCAAACAGAAGAAGAAGTGGTGTCCACTTTTGCTGCAGCCATGGAACATTTGAACGATCATGGGATTTTCATTTTTGATGTCCATTCAATCTATAAAATTACCCAAGTATTCATCAGCCAAACCTTCGCATTAAATGATGAAGATGTATCCTATATTTGGAATAGTTTCCCTGGTGAACATCCAAATAGTGTCGAACATGAACTAAGCTTTTTTGCTTTGGATGAAAAATCAGGGAAGTATGACCGATTTGATGAGCTTCATTTTCAGCGGACCTATCCGGTCCAACAATATGTAAATTGGTTAGAGACAGCAGGTTTTGAAATTCTGGAGGTTGCTGCCGATTTCAAACATACCGGACCGCAGCCACATTCAGAGCGGATCTTTTTTGTCGCTAAAAAATAA
- the rsfS gene encoding ribosome silencing factor — MENQELLKIAVKAADDKRAEDILALDMKGISLIADYFIICHGNSDKQVQAIAREMKEKAQEHGYDVKRIEGFDEARWVLIDMGDVVAHVFHRDERSYYNLERLWGDAPLEDIRSELNS; from the coding sequence ATGGAAAATCAGGAACTTTTAAAAATAGCAGTAAAAGCAGCGGATGATAAACGGGCAGAGGACATTCTTGCTCTCGATATGAAGGGTATTTCCTTAATTGCAGATTACTTCATTATCTGCCACGGAAATTCTGATAAACAAGTACAAGCAATTGCACGAGAAATGAAAGAAAAGGCACAAGAACATGGATACGATGTGAAACGTATTGAAGGGTTTGATGAAGCAAGATGGGTGTTAATTGATATGGGGGATGTCGTAGCCCATGTATTCCATCGGGACGAAAGAAGCTACTACAATTTGGAACGGCTATGGGGCGACGCGCCGCTTGAGGATATCCGCAGTGAGCTGAATTCATGA
- the yqeK gene encoding bis(5'-nucleosyl)-tetraphosphatase (symmetrical) YqeK, with amino-acid sequence MEREKALGLVKKQLTEHRYQHTLGVMETAISLAKRFGADEKKAEMAAIFHDYAKFRPKDEMKEIIVSQGFPQDLLQFNSELWHAPAGTYLVEKEAGITDREVLAAIRYHTSGRPGMTMLEKVIYLADYIEPGRHFPGVDEVREMAKGNLDRALIKAVQNTILFLMKKNQTVYPETFYTYNDLVTKLED; translated from the coding sequence ATGGAACGTGAAAAGGCGTTGGGACTGGTTAAGAAACAATTGACGGAGCATCGTTATCAGCATACGCTGGGGGTAATGGAAACGGCCATTTCTTTAGCCAAGAGATTTGGTGCAGATGAGAAGAAAGCGGAAATGGCCGCCATCTTTCATGATTACGCGAAATTTCGCCCCAAGGATGAAATGAAAGAAATCATTGTTTCCCAAGGTTTCCCGCAGGACTTGCTCCAATTTAATTCAGAATTATGGCATGCTCCAGCAGGTACCTATCTCGTAGAGAAGGAAGCCGGAATTACTGACCGTGAAGTTTTGGCTGCTATACGCTACCATACTTCTGGGAGACCAGGTATGACGATGCTTGAAAAAGTCATTTATTTAGCGGATTATATCGAACCCGGGAGACATTTCCCAGGTGTAGATGAAGTAAGAGAAATGGCAAAAGGAAATTTAGATCGGGCATTAATAAAAGCGGTACAAAACACGATTTTATTTTTAATGAAAAAAAATCAAACGGTGTACCCAGAGACTTTTTATACTTACAATGACCTTGTTACGAAACTGGAGGATTGA
- a CDS encoding nicotinate-nucleotide adenylyltransferase — protein MKKVGILGGTFDPPHYGHLMIANEVYSALNLDEIWFMPNHEPPHKKKSESVEDGDRLNMLRLAIDGNPAFTIQPIELERQGPSYTVDTMRMLKSEYADNEYFFIIGADMIEYLPKWHKINELVNLVHFVGVRRPSYSHQTEYPVLYVEVPAIDVSSSMIRNRMKSGKTVRYLLPDQVIDYIEEKHLYGT, from the coding sequence ATGAAGAAAGTGGGAATATTAGGAGGAACGTTTGACCCTCCGCATTACGGACATCTTATGATTGCCAATGAAGTTTATTCTGCACTAAATCTTGATGAAATTTGGTTTATGCCCAACCATGAGCCGCCGCATAAGAAAAAATCAGAATCAGTCGAAGATGGGGATCGCCTAAACATGCTAAGGCTCGCAATTGACGGGAATCCTGCCTTTACGATTCAACCAATTGAGCTCGAACGCCAAGGTCCTTCCTATACAGTGGATACAATGAGAATGCTGAAAAGCGAATATGCTGACAACGAGTATTTCTTTATTATCGGGGCAGATATGATTGAATATTTGCCGAAATGGCATAAAATTAATGAACTTGTAAACCTGGTCCACTTTGTAGGAGTCAGGAGACCTTCCTACAGCCATCAAACAGAATACCCTGTCCTGTATGTTGAAGTCCCGGCAATAGATGTTTCATCTAGTATGATTCGGAATCGAATGAAAAGCGGAAAGACCGTTCGATATTTATTACCTGATCAGGTGATTGATTATATAGAGGAGAAGCATTTATATGGAACGTGA
- the yhbY gene encoding ribosome assembly RNA-binding protein YhbY, whose translation MLTGKQKRFLRAKAHHLDPIFQVGKGGVNENMIKQIADALEARELFKVSVLQNCEEDKTVVAEELAAGTGAEIVQIIGSTIVLYKESVEKKTITLP comes from the coding sequence ATGTTAACAGGTAAACAAAAACGATTTTTACGCGCAAAGGCACACCACTTAGATCCAATCTTTCAAGTGGGGAAGGGCGGCGTAAATGAAAATATGATTAAGCAAATCGCAGATGCGCTAGAAGCTAGGGAACTATTTAAAGTCAGTGTGCTGCAAAACTGCGAAGAAGATAAAACAGTAGTTGCTGAAGAGCTGGCAGCTGGAACGGGTGCTGAAATTGTGCAAATAATTGGCAGCACAATTGTTCTTTATAAAGAGTCTGTTGAAAAGAAAACTATAACACTGCCTTAA